A portion of the Lolium rigidum isolate FL_2022 chromosome 1, APGP_CSIRO_Lrig_0.1, whole genome shotgun sequence genome contains these proteins:
- the LOC124683172 gene encoding phospholipase A1-Ibeta2, chloroplastic-like, with amino-acid sequence MTSAVAAPTSLLRPAVNPTHAAARASVLAPSNRSHLGNLEHLFRNRGAVETSGSAPAPLQPVRRRRQAPLLRLPSFLKRARGETAAGEEQVNLSPRLFLPVPPDGPSPRGDIAAAWQRLHGADGWRGLLDPLHPDLRREIVRYGEFVDAAYGAFLSRPDAAPGDAEAVRVPLQDAAYRVTAPLFATSSVGLPTLLALAAPCAAQRTSLVGYVAVCEDQDEVRRMGRRDIVIALRGTCTVLEWAENFRAGLVPATDAAAASTGDASAAKVECGFWNLYKTAGDGSPSLSEMVVSEVRRLLKKYEGEEVSITVTGHSLGAALAVLIADELAGNGGAPTPVAVFSFGGPRVGNRAFAERVEARGARVLRVVNTHDVVPHLPPRPGGRWYADVGRELRLDSRASPYLRPDADAGCCHDLEAYIHLVDGFLGSHCPFRANAKRSILRLLKNQGANVKQLYISKAVDMRVRLDAVDMPGSPLGRLSAPPSPVLECVH; translated from the coding sequence ATGACCTCCGCCGTGGCGGCGCCAACATCGCTGCTCCGGCCAGCGGTGAACCCCACCCACGCAGCAGCCAGAGCCTCCGTCCTGGCGCCGAGCAACAGGTCTCACCTTGGCAACCTCGAGCATCTCTTCCGGAACCGCGGCGCCGTCGAGACCAGCGGGAGTGCTCCCGCGCCTCTGCAGCCGGTGCGGAGGAGGCGACAGGCGCCGCTTCTGCGGCTGCCGTCGTTCCTCAAGCGGGCCAGGGGCGAAACCGCAGCCGGTGAGGAGCAGGTGAACCTGTCACCGCGTCTGTTCCTGCCGGTGCCGCCCGATGGGCCGTCACCGCGCGGAGACATCGCGGCGGCGTGGCAGCGGCTGCACGGCGCGGACGGCTGGCGCGGCCTGCTCGACCCCCTGCACCCGGACCTCCGCCGCGAGATCGTCCGCTACGGGGAGTTCGTCGACGCCGCGTACGGCGCGTTCCTCTCCCGCCCCGACGCCGCGCCGGGCGACGCTGAGGCCGTGCGCGTCCCGCTCCAGGACGCGGCCTACCGCGTCACGGCGCCGCTCTTCGCCACCTCGTCCGTGGGCCTCCCGACCTTGCTCGCGCTCGCCGCGCCGTGCGCCGCGCAGCGCACGAGCCTCGTCGGCTACGTGGCCGTGTGCGAGGACCAAGACGAGGTCCGCCGCATGGGCCGCCGGGATATCGTCATCGCGCTACGTGGCACCTGCACGGTCCTCGAGTGGGCCGAGAACTTCCGAGCCGGCCTTGTCCCGGCCACCGACGCAGCCGCAGCCTCGACGGGCGATGCCTCCGCCGCGAAGGTGGAATGTGGGTTCTGGAACCTCTATAAGACCGCCGGCGACGGCTCGCCGAGCTTGTCGGAGATGGTCGTATCCGAAGTACGCAGGCTACTAAAAAAGTACGAGGGCGAGGAGGTGAGCATCACGGTAACGGGGCACAGCCTGGGGGCTGCGCTGGCGGTGCTGATCGCCGACGAGCTCGCTGGCAACGGTGGGGCGCCGACTCCGGTGGCGGTGTTCTCTTTCGGCGGGCCGCGGGTCGGGAACCGCGCGTTCGCGGAGCGCGTGGAGGCACGGGGCGCGCGCGTGCTCCGCGTGGTTAACACGCACGACGTCGTGCCGCACCTCCCGCCACGCCCCGGCGGCCGGTGGTACGCCGACGTCGGCCGCGAGCTCCGCCTGGACAGCCGCGCGTCCCCGTACCTCCGTCCGGACGCGGACGCCGGGTGCTGCCACGACCTGGAGGCGTACATCCACCTCGTCGATGGCTTCCTCGGCTCGCACTGCCCCTTCCGCGCCAACGCCAAGCGCAGCATCCTGCGGCTGCTCAAGAACCAGGGCGCTAACGTGAAGCAGCTCTACATCAGCAAGGCGGTGGACATGCGCGTCCGGCTCGACGCTGTTGACATGCCCGGCTCGCCGCTCGGCCGTCTCAGCGCGCCGCCGAGCCCCGTGCTTGAGTGCGTGCACTGA